GTAACGTTATGCCGATGACCGATAGGGAGCTGCGCGTATTGGATGCGATACGTATAGATCCAAAAGGGTCCTTCGAGGACATTTCCATAATCACCGGAATCAGCAAATCCACCATAGCTAAGATAGCGGTCAAGCTCAAAGAAAGAGGAATGATCGAACGCGTGGGAAACAGGCGTAACGGATATTGGAAAGTCAACGATTGATCATATCGAAGCTGCCAAGGAACATCTGTGGAATGCACTATTAATAAATATAGGGGAGTTTGTTTCCAGTAACATTATATCCCGCCTTGCGGGAAGTAAAATCGGAGTGAAAAACATGGCATTAGAGATCTGGTCGATGGAGTTCCTCAGCCTCATCGTTGTCGCATTCGCGATTGTCATGCTCCTCACTGGAATCCTTGCGGCAGCCTTCGGCGCCGGTAAGGCCAAGGGATACGGCGGACTGATGACCGTAATCGGTATCGTACTGCTCGGTGTCTGGATTTGGCTCTGCGGATTCAGTGACATATCCGCATTCAGGGATGTGAATCTCTGGGATGTGGTCATCGATGCTATCATCAACCTGCTTGGTGTCATCGTCGGAGCATTGGTCGCAGTCGGTATCTTCCTTGTGGTCGTTCTTAAGAGCTGATCCCGGAAGTAACCAAAACATCTTCCTTCAACCCTCTTACTTCTGTATGGTTTGATTCATGCTTGTGCTATTGTGGATCGATCTGTCGAAATCATTTTATAACTTTAGTAGAGTCGTTCAGCTAGGATGGATTCCACGATAATTGCGGGTCGATACCATGGGAAATGCAACATACGAGATGAGGATGCCCACCAACTACATGGATATGTCCGTTGCAGAGATGCAGTACGAAGGCGGATTCAGTTGGAAGACCTTCGGAATAGTGCTTGCGGCGGTCGGGGCGGTCGCGTTCTTCGGCGGATTCGGTTTGGCTTATATCGGTACAGCGTCGGCCGTATGTTTTGGTACTGGAGCGGCAGGCATAGTCGGAGGACTGGCGGTTGGAATAGCCGGACTGTCGATCATTGATGCCCACGACTGATCCTATGGCGGATCAGAGCGTCTGTCCTTTGTTCCATTTGAATCGAACAATTCTGTTTCGATCGACGTTCACAAAAGTTTCAATAGACTATGCGGAATTGTTTTATAATATCCTCAGAGTTAATTCTGTTAGACGTATTCACGACTATTGCGAGGTATGGATATGAGAAATGCAACATACGAGATGAGGATGCCCACCAACTACACGGACATGTCCGTTGCAGAGATGCAATATGAAGGCGGATTCAGTTGGAAGACCTTCGGAATCGCGGTCGCAATCGTCGGAGCAGTTGCGTTAGCTGTCGCATTGGGTGCAGGAGTCGTCGGTGCGGGAATGATGGCCGGAGCCTTTGGTACCGTCTCAACAGGGACTACCCTGGTAGGCATCGCATCAGCAAGCTCCATCGGAGGACTGGTGTTAGGCCTTGCTGGACTTGAGATCAACAACAACGCGAACAGCTGAAGTTACACCCGGTCTGATCCGGTATTATGGAGACCTTTATAGAGGATGACGGGGAGAGCGTGATCACTCTGAATATGATCATCCATGCATGCCGCGAGCATATTTTGGAGAAGGACAATCAGGGTCTCAGTTGATCTGCCATTGTTTCAGGTTGAAGGTGCAGCATTGCACCTTCGAGGATACTATAACGCCGTCCTTCCAGAGTCTCATCAGCGTAGGCTTCAGATTCTCGATATACTCCAGATAGGTCTTGTTGTCCTTGAACTCCTCCGGGCGGAGTCTCTTGACTATCGCACGGGTGCAGATCATTGGGTTCTCGCGTATGACCGTGAGGACCTCCTCGTCGGTGATCGGATTCATGGATGATAGAACCAACTTGTAAATATATAAAGAAAAGAAGGAAAAGGGTGGTTTGGAAGAGAATCGTTCAGTTTCCCTGACTGATCATCTCGAGCTGACTCATGACCTGGTAGATCAACGTCCTTCCGTGCATGGGGATGTTGGGGTCATTGGCCAGGTCGTCAAGGATGACGATGGCTCCGGTTGCGCGGACATCCATAGGTTCCTTCGTATCGAGGAGCCTGGCCTTGGCGTCCGTCGCACCTTTCCTGATGTTACGGGGTACGGATGTATCCTCTGCGAGCATGTCGAGAACGTCTGTTATCTGTTTGACTTTGTCTGCCATGGAATCACCGCGGGATCAGAATGTCTCGAACTCTTCCTGCAGGTCCTGGACCATCTGGTCGAGGACTTCCTCGAAGTTCATCGATTTGTATTCCCTGACGCCGCCGAGATCGCTCTGGATCCTTACGACAAAATCATTGTTCTCTTTTACAAGCTCTACGTTGCACAGAATCTCTTCCATTGTTCTTACCCCCGTAGGATTAATGGGTCGAACATGGACTACATATATATCATTGGCGGTTTTTTCCACGGTTCTTGGTGTGTTCAAGGCTGGATACTACGTGATGGATGAACGATCCATGATTGTTTGAGGCTGTTAGATACGTTTCCGTTATCGGATTTCAACGGGTTTCGGGTCTTTTGGATAGTTGGATGATAATGACATGGAAAGAATAGCCAGTACTGCTCCAAAGTTTAACGATGATTAATCGTTATTGACTGTTTAGTTATTTTTTAATAGACTGTTAATCACTTCCTAACCAATTAGGGTAGGTCCGATGAGCACATCGGCTCCCTCATAGGCTGTGAAGCTGTGCCTAGGGGGGGGGGGTGAGAGTATCCCCAACACATCTTACCGACGGATCTCAGGTCCGCGCTATCCTGAAGAATACGAGATGGTGCGGATGGATTCTGCAGACATTATCTATCGCCATAAGGGGCATTCTGCCTCTGTCGTTGCCGATGCCTATGGTACCGTAGGTTCGGTAGGTGCAGCACATCCCATTTCGTATCGTTTCTTGTATTCTTTCGAAGAAGGCCTTCCTCTGAACTGTGACAGGACAGAAAGCATGGCGCGGATGATCTGACGGCTTCGAAGAACGAGTTGATAGAATGAATATGAAAGGAAAGAAGATGCTTGCGGTGTTGGCGGCATTAGCCATGGCGTTCGCAGTATTCGTTTTAATTACGGATGTTGATGAAAACGATGCGGGAAACATCGTAGATTTAGATAGTCAGGCCGTTGATATTCCAGACACAAGTGGTTATGCTTATACTGTTTCAACAAAAACTCTAGCCATTTCGAATTACAGTTCAATAACGGATACATTTAAGGGAACGGGCATCACAATTACTGGTGAAGTAACAGAGGACCAAATAGGGGCCCTTGGGTTCGGTGCTATGAAGGAGGATTCAAGCACTCTGTATTATACTACACTTGACTTGGCCGTAATTGCAATCAACAGTGCACTTATTCAGGATGTTACTATCAAAGTACTTGCGGATCATACTGGAATTTATAATGCATTGTTGCAGACAGGATCTTCGAGTAGTTATTCATCGAGTGAATACAGTGTGACTATTGATCTCAATAATAAGACATATATTACCACGCCAACTGGAGCTGTTGGAACTGGTGGACTTGACGATAAGATAATGTATTTTTGGTTTGGAGCTAATGAACTTACTATTAAAGATGGTATAATTCGTGCTAACCCTAGTAATACCGAAGGTTCAGTTTTGATGAAGAGTTTCATGCCTACGCTTAATCTTTCCAATATTATTTTAGACGCATCCAGTGTAAATTCTACATCCAATCCACAGTTCTTAACAGACCTGGATGGTGTAAAGAAAGGAACAGCATTGTACATAGGGAATGGTACTGTAAACCTTACTGGCGGAACTCGCATAATTGGATCGGATAATGTTTCTGCAGTTACAGTTTACGGACATGGGCAATCAACATCGCCTGGGGTTTGGACATCATATGTTGGATCAACTGTGATAATGGATAAGGCTACTATTGATGGAAATGTCATCGTTGCTACTCAGAAGGTAACGGCAGCACCAAAAGTTGTCCCTGCGACGTTGACAATAACTAAAGCAGACATGGTCGGTGACATCATCGTTGTTCCCGATGATGTAGTAATTAATGCTAATGGAAAGACGTCTGCAGCGGACGGAACAAAGACTGTTACAATTACAGATTTGACAATCCCTACAGGAGGAGCCATGTCTGTGAAGAATGGACAGACCCTTACAATAAGTGGTTCCTTGACAAACTTTGGAACTCTTGAGAACAATGGTACTATCATAAACAACGGAACAATAGTTCTCAATAGTAACAATGGCTTCGTATCAAACACTGGTTCGTATCCTGAGTTTACAAATGCGTATAGGGGTTTGAATGGAAATGTTGAGCTAAACGTTTCGATAGGAGTTACAGCTATAGTGTTCCCTACTGGTGATCTCAATATCATTAGTCAATCTTCTTCAGCCGGGTTGTTCGCTTATATGTCTGAGACTAAGGATGGAACCAAGCATTCTCTGAACGTAACAGAATCCACGTTCACAGGTTCTCTTTGGGTCGCTGAGGCGAATAATGTTTCGGTTACCGGATCCACGTTCGGTTCATCTGATGCAAAACTAGTAGAGATGATGGATGTCGGTATCAATAACGGCATTTATGAAAATGATTCTACTGATGCCAGGGCTGGTGCACTATGGATTGTGGATTGTACCGGGGACATTATTATCGGTACTTCAGAGAGTGGCGGAGGAAATAAGATCTATGCTAGTACAGCAGGAGATAATTCAAGTAGTGCCCGTGATGGACAGTCTCATGGAATCCGTTGTGTAGCCATTTCTGCAAAGGGTGATGAACGCGTATCTAGCATTAGTATCGTTAATAACGAATTCCATGGTGGAATGAATGCAATACAATCTAACCATTGTTATGGAACAGGTACGACATTAACGATAACGGGTAATACATTTGATTGTTGGGGCATGACCGATACTGCTACCACACAGGGAGGTTATGCCATGAGGTTGCATTTCAACGCGGCTCTTGGGAATGTTGTTGTAAATGACAATACTTTCATCAAGGCATTTGACAGTACGAAGTTGTATGAGGTGGGTAACCTTTTGAAGGCTAGTTTTGCTTCTGGAAGTGTGTCGGGTAATGCTATATCATTTGCTAATAATATTTATAAAGCCAGTGTCTCAGCGACATCTGAGGTTATAACTACCAGTACTTCTCT
Above is a window of Thermoplasmata archaeon DNA encoding:
- a CDS encoding UPF0147 family protein, encoding MADKVKQITDVLDMLAEDTSVPRNIRKGATDAKARLLDTKEPMDVRATGAIVILDDLANDPNIPMHGRTLIYQVMSQLEMISQGN